agactcAAAGAGCAAGGTGGCCAAGGCCAAGAGTGGAGAGagcaagaggaaggaaggcaCCTGGAGGCCCAAGAACAGGCGGTGTGGAGAGGGCAGGAGGCTGAGAGGCAGCGGCAGTTAGAAGAGCAAAGAGAGTTGAAGGAgctcaggaggcaggaggagctggaggagcagCGGAGGCAGGAAGccgagaagcagcagcaggaggaggagcagcggcaaagggaggagcagcagaggctggaagaggagcagcggcaaagggaggagcagcgTAGGCTGGAAGAGGAGcattggcagagggaggagcagcagaggctggaagaggagCAGCGgcgaagggaggaggaggagcagcggcGGCGTGAGGAGCAgcagaggctggaagaggagCAACGGAGGCGGGACGAGGAACAGcggcaaagggaggagcagctGCTTTTGGAAGAGGAGCAGCGGcggctggaggaggagcagagggaaagggaggagcagcggcgggaggaggaggaggcggcggccacGGAGGCGGTGGCGGCGGCAGAGAGAAGGGCGGAGCTGGGAAAGcgggaggaggtggaggtgccCCGGCGGCCGGAAGCGGAGGCCGCCCGAGGGCACGAGGAGAAGCGGCCGCAGCCGGAGGAGCTGAGGGGCTCGAGGAGCGCGCTGCACGTGGACTCTGCAGAGAAGCCCGGGAAACGCGAGCACCTGAAGCtcgagaagcaaagagaaaactcTGAGGAATCAAGGGTTTGCGAGAAGCAGAGCCGGGAGGCCGAGCCGTCCGGGGAGCAGCAGGCGCAGCGCGGGGGTCTTCCGGGGCACGGCCGTCGGGCACGGCAGGACATGAGACCCGAAAGCGGCCCGCAGCCTCCGCAGAAGCCGGAGGCGCCCGTGGAAGAGACGCCGGCCCCCGGGGGGAAGAAGGAAGCTGCCGCGCCGGAGACCGACCGGAAGGTGGAGGAACTGCGCTGGCAGGAGGTGGATGAGCGGCAGACCATGCCCAGGCCCTACACCTTCCAGGTGTCGTCGGGAGGGAAACAGATTCTCTTCCCCAAAGTCAATTTGAGCCCGGTGACGCCCGTGAAAGAGGCGGGGCCCGCCCCTGCTGCCCACGAGCCCGGgacccccaggcccagcccagcgccccccgccctgccctcctccctcagcGTCCCCCACACGGCCATCCTGGTCACCGGAGCGCAGCTGTGCGGCCCGGCCGTCAACCTGAGCCAGATCAAGGACACGGCGTGCAAGTCTCTCCTGGGCTTGTCGGAAGAGAAGAGGCGCGCGGATGGCCCCGGCCCGGAGCAGCCGCCCCGAGCCGCCGAGCCGCGGGCGGGCAGCGGGAAGGCCCGCGCCCCGGAGTCCGCGGCCGCAGGGGCCGCGCTGGCCGAGTGGGCGTCCATCCGGTCCCGAATCCTGAGGGGCGCCGAGACTGAGCGGCGCGGCGACGGGGGCCCGTGCTGGCCGGCGGAGGAgccgccgccccgggcccggTGGGATTCCCGCGGGAGCCTCCGGAAGACGCCGCCGCTGAACGCCAAGTTCTCCATTAAGCCCGCTTGGCAGAAATTCTCCGACGGCGGCGCCGAGACCTCCCGACGGAACGCGGAGGCCGAGGGCGGTAGGAGGCGGCCCTCGCCGTGGCCCGGGGACGCGTCGGGGCCGCAGCCCCCGGCTACTGGCGAGCGCCCCCGGGGCGCAGACGGGCCCGAGCCCGACGCCACGGAGGGATGCAAATTTGCCAAAGACCTCCCGTCCTTCCTGGTTCCGAGCCCTCCGTACCCGCCGCAGAAAGCGGGGGCCCCCGCGGAGGCCGGCGCCGCGCCGGACGGGGAGCCCACCGGGGCCGGGGGCAGGCCGGACCCCGCGGCGCCTGGCCAGGAGGAGAAGGCCTCGCCCTTTGGAATAAAATTGCGAAGGACCAACTACTCCTTGCGCTTCCACTGCGACCAACAGACcgaacagaagaagaagaaaaggcacaGCAGCACCGGGGACAGTGCGGAGGGCGGGCCGCCGGCGGGCAGCGCGCCGGGAGAGGAGACGGCGGGCGCGGCCCCCACGCCCGGCCCGGCGCCGCCCGCAGCCTGGAAGGACCCTGCCGACCGGCCGGCCAGCAGGGGGCCCGCGGCGCCCAAGCCCGCCCTGGCGCCCAAGCCGGCCGGCCAGACGCCCCCGTCCTCCCCGCTCGCCAAGCTCAGCCGGCCCTACCTGGTGGAGCTGCTGGCGCGCCGGCCGGGGAGGCCGGAGCCCGAGGCCGCCGAGCCGGGCAGGGAGGCTCGGGAGAGCAGCGCCCCCtggccgccgtcgccgccgcccgCCGAGAGGAGGAAGGCGCCCCGGCGGGCCGACGAGGAAGCGGCGGACCCCGAGAGGAAGCCCGCGCGGCCCGAGAAGCCTCCCCAGACCCCCGAGGCCGCGAGGAAAGGTACGTGGGGGGCACGGACCGCCTCGCCTGCCCGGCGCGCCCGCTGCGCCCGCTGCGCCCCGGGTGGCAAGTTCAGGTGCCGCACGGACCGCCGCGCTGCCGGGTGACCGGGAACGTGGAATGCGGCCCCCGTGCACGCGCTTGCCCGCAGTCCCGGGCCCGAGCAGGGACGCACGGGAGGCTGGGCTCGTCTCGGGGCCGTAGTGGCACCAGGGTGCATCGGCCTGAGGAGCTTCCAGGTGGATGATTGGCTTCGGCTGGGTTTTGTGCAAAATGCTCCGCACGTGCCTCCCGGTGCCGGCAGCTTGCGGCGCGAGGCCTCCTACCGAGGAGCTGGCGCGGGCCTCGCTGCCGCTGCCCCTCCGGCGTCTCCAGCCGGGCCGCGGTCAGGGCTGTGGTCACCTGCGTTGGCTTCGGGGCCCTTGAGAATCTTCAtctattgctttttctttcctgttttgtagAGTCGGAGGTAAAGTTGGGTCCTAGTCCAGGAAGTTGCATTCCTCAGAGAAATTCTTCCCGAGGTGTTTTAGGAAGCCCGCAGGCCTCTCTGGGTTAACCGTTTACGAAGCTTCCTGCGGAGGCCGGAGCTGCTTCCCCAGCAGCGCCGGCTTGGTTACTTGCCTCGCAGAAGGAAGGTCCGCCGTCCTTTTTAACCACGCCTCAGACGGACCGCGTGTCGACCAGCAGTTTCCAGACCCTTTCTCCCTCATTTCCGTCGGTCCTGCTGATGAGCCCACTTTCAaccttttgtttgcatttttgtttttacgTCCGTGCTCGGGTCTGTGCTGGGGTAGCCGAGGGGAGTCCCGCAGACCCGGTAAGAGCCGCCCCTTAGTTCCCTGTCACCTTGTGGGGCTCATGCTCGCCAGCCCCATTGGCTCTCAGAGCTGGGCGTTTTGTGGGCCTGTCAGGTAGAAGCCTTAAAAGTTGGGGCACCGGATGTGGAGTCCAAACCCTTTGTTCCTCAAGGAGGAGCCAGGACTTGTGAGTTCCCTGCCTCCCAGTTGTGGGTTGCTGCACAGGAGGGTGGGTTTATGGTGAGCTTGTGCCTCAGCCTCCTCAGCCCCTTCCACATGGGGTTTTCCTCTTTCACCCAGTGTGTAGGAATTGCTGGGCTagcttttggatttattttaaagggatttGTTGCTGTGTAGCTGTATATTGGGTGTGTCCATGGGAGGAGAGGAGTTCAGGAACCTTctatgttgccatcttgaacTGGAGCCCAATTTTTAGTCTTAACATTAGCGTTTGTCATTAGATTTTATGGTCTCGTCAAAGTCCTTCAGTCTGGGGGACTCCATCCCTCTCCTTAGCTTCTCTCCAAAGAAATAACTCTGTTGTGCTTCTTACTCTTAGAGAAGTCCCtttgattattaaaattttctaccAAAAACCGTTACTGTCTTCTCTCCAAGTATCTAGATTCTGGGCTGTCAGGCTCTGCTGATTGAATTGGTCTTTGTTAGAAAAGAAGCGTGAGAGCGAGGTCCATAGGCCCTGTTGGTGTTGCCAGAGACCGCTGGCATTTTCCCACCTCATTCGAGGCCAGGCTGACCAATGCGTCTGACCGAACACCCCCATCAGCAGAAAAATGTTAAGCCTGGGTCTCCAGTTTCATTTGTGAAGTGTGTACCGGTGGTGCCGTCATTAGCTAAAGCCCCCACAGCACCATATACATTTAGGGCAAAGGTCCCTGAAACAGGGGTGGACATAAGTCTATGTTGCAAATCACGGTGctaccttttcttttccttggccAAGTCCTCCTCCGACCTGCCGCCTTCATAAAGTGACAGGCAAAGAGCTTGTCAGCTCCGCTAGTTCTTCTGTTTGTGTTCTTAGTAGCCTCTCCGTAGGCCGCAAGCACACACTGAGGACAGCGCTTGGTGTCCTCCTGCCTAGTCCTCCTGCCTCGCTGCGCTTGGTGCTTCCAACTTCCCCCGGGGGTCTGTAAATACACGTTCGTTCTGTATGGCCTTCTGGTATTTAGGCTGAGTGAGGATGTCAGTGCCaatctaaatattaaatattagaaaagcttgatttcaatttttcttttcagatttacaGATATATCAGAAATTctaactttttcttcctttagccCCTGAATTGCCTTGCACATACTCCCCTCTTTTTTTGGTGGAccactgctttatttatttattttttaaggactcTATTTTTGTTGAGAGAGAAACCATGAGTGAGCACAAGCTGGGTAAGGAGCAGGGATCCCCTGCTAACctgggagccccatatggggggGGCTCgacccctggactccaggataataacctgagtcaaaggcagacccttaaccctctgagccacccagggaccactGCTTTAGAAAGAGATTCCAAACCCCAAGGCTGAGGCTGGTGAGGTCCAGTCCATAGGCTGAGCCACTGGGAGGGCTTTGACTCTGAATCCACCCACAGTGGGAATTAAAATAACAGTGGTAATCCCCGTTTGTCCTCTAGAGGTCATCTCATTCTGAAATTCCTACCTCCTTAAGGCAGCCCTTTGTCCAAGTACTTACCTGCGGCAGCAGTGGCTGAAGCCCTGGAAAGGCCAGCTCTTGTCCCCAGAACCTgaaggggagagaatctgaaTGGGCTCTGGTTCCCCTTGTCCACTGAGTTTAGAATGAGAGAGAATaggtttaaataaatgttttacccCTGCTTCTTCCACCTCAACTCTGATTTTTCTGTGACCTTGTGGTAGCTCTCTGAGCCAGTCCCAAGTAGGTGATCTAGAACTTTATTTTAGGATGTGAGAGTCGAGTCATTATTTGTTGAAGGCCTTTGGGTAACCCGGGCTGAAGTTCAGACAGGATCCCCATTTTACTATCCTaaaaggttttttatttgttgatcCCCAGGTACAAACCAGACTTGTTAGGCCTTTACATGTATTGTGTTACAGCCTTTTTAAAGTCTGGTCATAACTCTAAAATATGCTATTCAAGCCACCGTTCTAAGGAAACTAAAATTGGGCTAGTGATTTACcgttgtctttttttatttttttttaaagatttatttatttatgatagagagagagaggcagagacaccggtagagggagaaacaggctccgtgccggagcctgatgcaggactcgatcctgggactccaggatcatgccctgggccaaaggcaggagccaaacggctgagccacccagggatcccctgatttacccttttaaatttaaaaaaaaaaaacaaaacaggcaatCATACTTTAAAGGTATTTTGACTCTGTGATAAAACACAGTTCAAAATTGTCTGGAAACTGGCCAGCTGTTTTAATGACCTTCAGATGGAATGTTTAGTGTAGGATTCCTTTCACATAATAGCTTTAAATAGAAATCATTTGGATCTTGGCAATTTGATTTTTCAGGTATTTTACACACAGGTGTCACATTGCCCTGGagtaaaagacaaacaaacaaacaaaactttagtTCCCATGTATCTAAAGCTTCTCGGTTAAGCTTAATGCTTGCATGTGGTGAATACGGTTGACCCTTAAACATTGTGAGGGTTAGGGGCGCCAACTTCCTGCACAGTCTTAAATCCTTGTATAAcctttgactccccaaaaactaaACTCTTAGCCTACAATTGACTGATAGCCTTACTGATAATGTAAACAGTGGATTAactcatattttacatatttatatgtattatactgtattcttaaagtaagctagagaaaaaatgttaagaaaaccgtaagagaaaatacatttacagttactgtactgtgtttatttttaaaaatccacacataaATAGacttgcacagttcaaacccatgttttcAAATGTCAGctgtattttttagattttttttggttaaagattaattaaaaatacctttcagatttttttaatacttctgaAAAAATGCTGGTTTTCTTTACTGTGAGAGATCCCACCTGAATCTTTATTTGATGATTAGGGATCGTGTAATGACCAAGAGTCATTACAAATAGGAATTCtcagggcaactgggtggctcagttggatgtctgccttcagctcaggtcatgatctcagggtcccgggatagagccccacattgggctccctgcttaggggtggagtctgcttctctctctccctttccctccaccgtgcgtgcgcgctctctctctcaggtaaataaaatcttaaataggaATTCTCTTTGTGCAGTGTCATAGATCTAAAAGTATAGAAAATCAGAATCTGCCCCTTTTTGGTGCTTGAATTCTTAATTTGATTTTACTTTGGTTCTTTCTCCTCAATGTAAAGTCAAGTtgagggcagtccaggtggctcagcggtttagcgccgccttcaccccaggatgtgaccctggagacctgggatcgagtcccacgtcgggctccctgcatggagcctgcttctccctctgcctgtgtctctgcctctctctctctctctctctctctctctctctctctgtgtgtgtgtgtgtgtgtgtgtatcatgaataaataaaatattaaaaaaaagtcaagttgaCTTAGAGCCCTGGTTGGTAAGGTTCTGGATCATCAAAGGGTAAACTTCTAGTGGATTTCAAAAAGAACAGGACTATAGTGAGCCCTTTTCCTTTGGCATAGTAAAGGATTCAGTGCCAGAATAATTCTCTCTCCAAAAGGACATAATTTTTCCTTGAGGGGAAAACAAGGGGGTGATTTTCATAGACCTAAATGGTAAAGAACAAGTCACTTTGTAGAGCCACTtttgccaagcactgttctaaatgtCCTGACCCAGGATCTCTTCATCTTCGGGGCAGCCTGATGAGGCATGTCACATGCCATTATTGTCTCTACTTTGTGGGTTAGAAAACTGTAGGGAAGTTAAGTAGCTTTTGTTTGACGTGAGGTCAAACCTGTAGCTGCTCAGTTTAAAAGTCTAGTTACTCAACCTCTGATACCAACCACCTGTGAAGCGTGTTTACCCCCGTTGCATAGGCGAGGCCATCACCCGCAAGAAAAGCACAGACTGGAAGGCAGAAGTCCTAGGTTCCAGCTTCAGCCTGTACACTAACTGCCAGGTGGCCTTGGGCAGGGCACTGGGTGGCTGCGGACACTCATGCCTCCTGCCTGTCGGGGGAGAGCATTCGACCCAAATCACAGTTTCCTTCCGCATTCCTCAcagccctgctcccccccccagCAGCCTCACTAAGTAGAGCAGTATCCCTTTTACCTCTTTCATACATTGGGGTTCCATGTAGGATGTTTGGGGGCAAGGGGTTTAATAAACAATAAGAATAACAAATCAAATAACAGCCTGGGTCCCCTGTAGGCCTGAGATTTTCTGACACAGGAGATCTTAttttgaaggaaggaaaatgCTTCTGTGTCTGTTGATCAGATATGTGACCTCCCCACCGAGGGAAGTCGCTCAGGCATCAGAGCACAGTTCGTGTCAGGAAAGgcagctgagggatccctgggtggcgcagtggtttggtgcctgcctttggcctagggcgcgatcctggagacccaggatcgaatcccacatcgggctcctggtgcatggagcctgcttctccctctgcctgtgtctctgcctctctctctctctccctctgtgactatcataaataaataaaaattaaaataaaaaaaaagaaagaaaaccagctttaaaactttaaaaaaaaaaaaaaaaggaaaggcagctGAATAGTTCGTATCACAAGTGTTGGGGGGGAAGTGAGCAGCCTCACTGCAAACCTGCTGTTGCTCTTGCGGGTTCTGATCACAGAACGTGATCGTGGCTCGTGGAGGTTGTGGCTCTCCACGCCACCAGACAGCCCTTGGTTCTGATGCCGGCTACCTGGAGACAGCATCAGGCCCCACAGGTTAAGGACTCAGTCCTGCAAGACGGTCCCCACATCAGATGCCATTCCCAAATCCAGGCCATCGCCTGTGCTTCTGATTCACCTAAATCAGAGATTCCCACGACCTCCTCCTTAGGTTCAGTTAACTTGCAAGAGTGGCTCCCAGAACTCGGGGAAACATTTTACTTGCCAGGTAACCAGGATGTAACTCAGGAACAGGCAGATGGAAATGATACAGAAGGGCACGGTATGGGGAA
This portion of the Canis aureus isolate CA01 chromosome 14, VMU_Caureus_v.1.0, whole genome shotgun sequence genome encodes:
- the CRACD gene encoding capping protein-inhibiting regulator of actin dynamics isoform X5; its protein translation is MGTRAFSHDSIFIPDGGAESEQTVQAMSQDNILGKVKTLQRQLSKNIKFGQPPPNAIPMKKADSGEASLEEDLFLTSPMEIVTQEDIILSDTENKPSDTPSSRSPLNLPGTRSEMEEKVAPVKPSRPKRHFSSAGTIESVNLDAIPLAIARLDNSAAKHKLSVKPKNQRVSKKHRRLARDRPNEQGGLPRQLSLDQNGHSGEDKPIWHEEEPELLESEEEKRCQEEYWLELEAKCKRQKAEAAERRRLEEQRLQALERRLWEENRRQELLEEEGEDGEGEETELQLEAEEGQGKEEKQRLKEQGGQGQEWREQEEGRHLEAQEQAVWRGQEAERQRQLEEQRELKELRRQEELEEQRRQEAEKQQQEEEQRQREEQQRLEEEQRQREEQRRLEEEHWQREEQQRLEEEQRRREEEEQRRREEQQRLEEEQRRRDEEQRQREEQLLLEEEQRRLEEEQREREEQRREEEEAAATEAVAAAERRAELGKREEVEVPRRPEAEAARGHEEKRPQPEELRGSRSALHVDSAEKPGKREHLKLEKQRENSEESRVCEKQSREAEPSGEQQAQRGGLPGHGRRARQDMRPESGPQPPQKPEAPVEETPAPGGKKEAAAPETDRKVEELRWQEVDERQTMPRPYTFQVSSGGKQILFPKVNLSPVTPVKEAGPAPAAHEPGTPRPSPAPPALPSSLSVPHTAILVTGAQLCGPAVNLSQIKDTACKSLLGLSEEKRRADGPGPEQPPRAAEPRAGSGKARAPESAAAGAALAEWASIRSRILRGAETERRGDGGPCWPAEEPPPRARWDSRGSLRKTPPLNAKFSIKPAWQKFSDGGAETSRRNAEAEGGRRRPSPWPGDASGPQPPATGERPRGADGPEPDATEGCKFAKDLPSFLVPSPPYPPQKAGAPAEAGAAPDGEPTGAGGRPDPAAPGQEEKASPFGIKLRRTNYSLRFHCDQQTEQKKKKRHSSTGDSAEGGPPAGSAPGEETAGAAPTPGPAPPAAWKDPADRPASRGPAAPKPALAPKPAGQTPPSSPLAKLSRPYLVELLARRPGRPEPEAAEPGREARESSAPWPPSPPPAERRKAPRRADEEAADPERKPARPEKPPQTPEAARKEKPVLQSRHSLDGSKLAEKVETAQPLWITLALQKQKGFREQQATREERKQAREAKQAEKLSKENVSVSLQPGSSGVSRAGALHKPTTQLEEKKPETAASRLERREQLKKANTLPTSVTGPGVLSSSSFSRENSIRGTT
- the CRACD gene encoding capping protein-inhibiting regulator of actin dynamics isoform X1; its protein translation is MGTRAFSHDSIFIPDGGAESEQTVQAMSQDNILGKVKTLQRQLSKNIKFGQPPPNAIPMKKADSGEASLEEDLFLTSPMEIVTQEDIILSDTENKPSDTPSSRSPLNLPGTRSEMEEKVAPVKPSRPKRHFSSAGTIESVNLDAIPLAIARLDNSAAKHKLSVKPKNQRVSKKHRRLARDRPNEQGGLPRQLSLDQNGHSGEDKPIWHEEEPELLESEEEKRCQEEYWLELEAKCKRQKAEAAERRRLEEQRLQALERRLWEENRRQELLEEEGEDGEGEETELQLEAEEGQGKEEKQRLKEQGGQGQEWREQEEGRHLEAQEQAVWRGQEAERQRQLEEQRELKELRRQEELEEQRRQEAEKQQQEEEQRQREEQQRLEEEQRQREEQRRLEEEHWQREEQQRLEEEQRRREEEEQRRREEQQRLEEEQRRRDEEQRQREEQLLLEEEQRRLEEEQREREEQRREEEEAAATEAVAAAERRAELGKREEVEVPRRPEAEAARGHEEKRPQPEELRGSRSALHVDSAEKPGKREHLKLEKQRENSEESRVCEKQSREAEPSGEQQAQRGGLPGHGRRARQDMRPESGPQPPQKPEAPVEETPAPGGKKEAAAPETDRKVEELRWQEVDERQTMPRPYTFQVSSGGKQILFPKVNLSPVTPVKEAGPAPAAHEPGTPRPSPAPPALPSSLSVPHTAILVTGAQLCGPAVNLSQIKDTACKSLLGLSEEKRRADGPGPEQPPRAAEPRAGSGKARAPESAAAGAALAEWASIRSRILRGAETERRGDGGPCWPAEEPPPRARWDSRGSLRKTPPLNAKFSIKPAWQKFSDGGAETSRRNAEAEGGRRRPSPWPGDASGPQPPATGERPRGADGPEPDATEGCKFAKDLPSFLVPSPPYPPQKAGAPAEAGAAPDGEPTGAGGRPDPAAPGQEEKASPFGIKLRRTNYSLRFHCDQQTEQKKKKRHSSTGDSAEGGPPAGSAPGEETAGAAPTPGPAPPAAWKDPADRPASRGPAAPKPALAPKPAGQTPPSSPLAKLSRPYLVELLARRPGRPEPEAAEPGREARESSAPWPPSPPPAERRKAPRRADEEAADPERKPARPEKPPQTPEAARKEKPVLQSRHSLDGSKLAEKVETAQPLWITLALQKQKGFREQQATREERKQAREAKQAEKLSKENVSVSLQPGSSGVSRAGALHKPTTQLEEKKPETAASRLERREQLKKANTLPTSVTEVKCVEAASEKPYLELCTQVGNGSCFSESVTHVAQILQAKVGRSLLTDGISNDKFLTSMTLESRVFQLSP
- the CRACD gene encoding capping protein-inhibiting regulator of actin dynamics isoform X6 produces the protein MGTRAFSHDSIFIPDGGAESEQTVQAMSQDNILGKVKTLQPSDTPSSRSPLNLPGTRSEMEEKVAPVKPSRPKRHFSSAGTIESVNLDAIPLAIARLDNSAAKHKLSVKPKNQRVSKKHRRLARDRPNEQGGLPRQLSLDQNGHSGEDKPIWHEEEPELLESEEEKRCQEEYWLELEAKCKRQKAEAAERRRLEEQRLQALERRLWEENRRQELLEEEGEDGEGEETELQLEAEEGQGKEEKQRLKEQGGQGQEWREQEEGRHLEAQEQAVWRGQEAERQRQLEEQRELKELRRQEELEEQRRQEAEKQQQEEEQRQREEQQRLEEEQRQREEQRRLEEEHWQREEQQRLEEEQRRREEEEQRRREEQQRLEEEQRRRDEEQRQREEQLLLEEEQRRLEEEQREREEQRREEEEAAATEAVAAAERRAELGKREEVEVPRRPEAEAARGHEEKRPQPEELRGSRSALHVDSAEKPGKREHLKLEKQRENSEESRVCEKQSREAEPSGEQQAQRGGLPGHGRRARQDMRPESGPQPPQKPEAPVEETPAPGGKKEAAAPETDRKVEELRWQEVDERQTMPRPYTFQVSSGGKQILFPKVNLSPVTPVKEAGPAPAAHEPGTPRPSPAPPALPSSLSVPHTAILVTGAQLCGPAVNLSQIKDTACKSLLGLSEEKRRADGPGPEQPPRAAEPRAGSGKARAPESAAAGAALAEWASIRSRILRGAETERRGDGGPCWPAEEPPPRARWDSRGSLRKTPPLNAKFSIKPAWQKFSDGGAETSRRNAEAEGGRRRPSPWPGDASGPQPPATGERPRGADGPEPDATEGCKFAKDLPSFLVPSPPYPPQKAGAPAEAGAAPDGEPTGAGGRPDPAAPGQEEKASPFGIKLRRTNYSLRFHCDQQTEQKKKKRHSSTGDSAEGGPPAGSAPGEETAGAAPTPGPAPPAAWKDPADRPASRGPAAPKPALAPKPAGQTPPSSPLAKLSRPYLVELLARRPGRPEPEAAEPGREARESSAPWPPSPPPAERRKAPRRADEEAADPERKPARPEKPPQTPEAARKEKPVLQSRHSLDGSKLAEKVETAQPLWITLALQKQKGFREQQATREERKQAREAKQAEKLSKENVSVSLQPGSSGVSRAGALHKPTTQLEEKKPETAASRLERREQLKKANTLPTSVTEVKCVEAASEKPYLELCTQVGNGSCFSESVTHVAQILQAKVGRSLLTDGISNDKFLTSMTLESRVFQLSP
- the CRACD gene encoding capping protein-inhibiting regulator of actin dynamics isoform X3 — protein: MGTRAFSHDSIFIPDGGAESEQTVQAMSQDNILGKVKTLQRQLSKNIKFGQPPPNAIPMKKADSGEASLEEDLFLTSPMEIVTQEDIILSDTENKPSDTPSSRSPLNLPGTRSEMEEKVAPVKPSRPKRHFSSAGTIESVNLDAIPLAIARLDNSAAKHKLSVKPKNQRVSKKHRRLARDRPNEQGGLPRQLSLDQNGHSGEDKPIWHEEEPELLESEEEKRCQEEYWLELEAKCKRQKAEAAERRRLEEQRLQALERRLWEENRRQELLEEEGEDGEGEETELQLEAEEGQGKEEKQRLKEQGGQGQEWREQEEGRHLEAQEQAVWRGQEAERQRQLEEQRELKELRRQEELEEQRRQEAEKQQQEEEQRQREEQQRLEEEQRQREEQRRLEEEHWQREEQQRLEEEQRRREEEEQRRREEQQRLEEEQRRRDEEQRQREEQLLLEEEQRRLEEEQREREEQRREEEEAAATEAVAAAERRAELGKREEVEVPRRPEAEAARGHEEKRPQPEELRGSRSALHVDSAEKPGKREHLKLEKQRENSEESRVCEKQSREAEPSGEQQAQRGGLPGHGRRARQDMRPESGPQPPQKPEAPVEETPAPGGKKEAAAPETDRKVEELRWQEVDERQTMPRPYTFQVSSGGKQILFPKVNLSPVTPVKEAGPAPAAHEPGTPRPSPAPPALPSSLSVPHTAILVTGAQLCGPAVNLSQIKDTACKSLLGLSEEKRRADGPGPEQPPRAAEPRAGSGKARAPESAAAGAALAEWASIRSRILRGAETERRGDGGPCWPAEEPPPRARWDSRGSLRKTPPLNAKFSIKPAWQKFSDGGAETSRRNAEAEGGRRRPSPWPGDASGPQPPATGERPRGADGPEPDATEGCKFAKDLPSFLVPSPPYPPQKAGAPAEAGAAPDGEPTGAGGRPDPAAPGQEEKASPFGIKLRRTNYSLRFHCDQQTEQKKKKRHSSTGDSAEGGPPAGSAPGEETAGAAPTPGPAPPAAWKDPADRPASRGPAAPKPALAPKPAGQTPPSSPLAKLSRPYLVELLARRPGRPEPEAAEPGREARESSAPWPPSPPPAERRKAPRRADEEAADPERKPARPEKPPQTPEAARKEKPVLQSRHSLDGSKLAEKVETAQPLWITLALQKQKGFREQQATREERKQAREAKQAEKLSKENVSVSLQPGSSGVSRAGALHKPTTQLEEKKPETAASRLERREQLKKANTLPTSVTVEISDSAPPTPLVKEVTKRFSTPDAAPVSTEPAWLALAKRKAKAWSDCPQIIK
- the CRACD gene encoding capping protein-inhibiting regulator of actin dynamics isoform X8, translating into MEEKVAPVKPSRPKRHFSSAGTIESVNLDAIPLAIARLDNSAAKHKLSVKPKNQRVSKKHRRLARDRPNEQGGLPRQLSLDQNGHSGEDKPIWHEEEPELLESEEEKRCQEEYWLELEAKCKRQKAEAAERRRLEEQRLQALERRLWEENRRQELLEEEGEDGEGEETELQLEAEEGQGKEEKQRLKEQGGQGQEWREQEEGRHLEAQEQAVWRGQEAERQRQLEEQRELKELRRQEELEEQRRQEAEKQQQEEEQRQREEQQRLEEEQRQREEQRRLEEEHWQREEQQRLEEEQRRREEEEQRRREEQQRLEEEQRRRDEEQRQREEQLLLEEEQRRLEEEQREREEQRREEEEAAATEAVAAAERRAELGKREEVEVPRRPEAEAARGHEEKRPQPEELRGSRSALHVDSAEKPGKREHLKLEKQRENSEESRVCEKQSREAEPSGEQQAQRGGLPGHGRRARQDMRPESGPQPPQKPEAPVEETPAPGGKKEAAAPETDRKVEELRWQEVDERQTMPRPYTFQVSSGGKQILFPKVNLSPVTPVKEAGPAPAAHEPGTPRPSPAPPALPSSLSVPHTAILVTGAQLCGPAVNLSQIKDTACKSLLGLSEEKRRADGPGPEQPPRAAEPRAGSGKARAPESAAAGAALAEWASIRSRILRGAETERRGDGGPCWPAEEPPPRARWDSRGSLRKTPPLNAKFSIKPAWQKFSDGGAETSRRNAEAEGGRRRPSPWPGDASGPQPPATGERPRGADGPEPDATEGCKFAKDLPSFLVPSPPYPPQKAGAPAEAGAAPDGEPTGAGGRPDPAAPGQEEKASPFGIKLRRTNYSLRFHCDQQTEQKKKKRHSSTGDSAEGGPPAGSAPGEETAGAAPTPGPAPPAAWKDPADRPASRGPAAPKPALAPKPAGQTPPSSPLAKLSRPYLVELLARRPGRPEPEAAEPGREARESSAPWPPSPPPAERRKAPRRADEEAADPERKPARPEKPPQTPEAARKEKPVLQSRHSLDGSKLAEKVETAQPLWITLALQKQKGFREQQATREERKQAREAKQAEKLSKENVSVSLQPGSSGVSRAGALHKPTTQLEEKKPETAASRLERREQLKKANTLPTSVTEVKCVEAASEKPYLELCTQVGNGSCFSESVTHVAQILQAKVGRSLLTDGISNDKFLTSMTLESRVFQLSP